From a region of the Apibacter sp. B3706 genome:
- a CDS encoding TonB-dependent receptor, with the protein MRRAVKSLSAIMIVSTMNLIQAQENKSDSLKTKTDVKKDQNTSVMLNASADNGPRNVNIGLPASVGGTTILENGLPVVMDYVVQMPVRAWRSDSSFEKMDVLDVAKTAISVGDVGVSVNTYTNKGTDKLQGKGEFVTNSYGLLRGSFNVSGPMKNGFYYSVSAYANMDPGTFTSAFSQFLDKTQIYKVFINKKYNDGKGEIGVQYKFISSQAITTKQNPYYYRSNGKVDAVEGFKLGRDSYLEKSGLVHYIDPLSGEYTTRDIMKGSGGENHIFDIIGKNSLTNGMKLDYIFRYQYAESGYFNPYYSSISNPVEGKTRFRYVGSDNIYNGKVQSVLMLFTPRAPFNTYMSRVELSKKTSKHNWNIGFNEWYYHINNYNTASYSYYHEVAPNPSLLIQENYDPLTGTWTPRKGSDEFGGYNHNGAMQYYTGGENKMAVYGTEKWTPSDKIQVGGGVRLEWQNINGEWYKGEDRKLAGTNWVSGNKTKVKKDWINKTFTVNALWKIIPSFGLQGEATYGELGGKLSSYAGADDPGIKKSKIPGASFGIYFNHALVRVVSKVTYIQRSNFTNNSTFTNPKDPTDYMKKTISYDVKTIGWTTDALVTPFKNFQFHMLLTLQNPEYKNYKFEAYDVKYDYDGNIARSVSKTIIELDPSYNWKKFKFWGSARYFSKEYANYTNSLFFAGRWETFAGIDFKYNSNLSFGVSAVNLLNQSGAQGSISGTNTAVDPTPYYNKPVAGTYIRPFTLEFKTKFKF; encoded by the coding sequence ATGAGAAGAGCAGTTAAGTCTCTTAGTGCTATTATGATTGTTTCTACTATGAATTTGATACAGGCACAAGAGAATAAATCTGATAGTTTAAAAACTAAAACAGATGTAAAAAAAGATCAGAACACTTCCGTGATGTTAAATGCCTCAGCCGATAACGGGCCAAGAAATGTAAACATTGGTTTACCGGCAAGTGTGGGAGGAACTACTATTTTAGAAAATGGGTTACCGGTTGTGATGGACTACGTCGTACAAATGCCCGTGAGGGCCTGGAGGTCAGATTCCAGTTTTGAAAAGATGGACGTATTAGATGTTGCAAAGACCGCTATAAGCGTAGGGGATGTGGGAGTATCAGTAAATACTTATACCAATAAAGGAACAGATAAATTACAAGGTAAAGGTGAATTTGTCACCAATTCTTACGGATTATTAAGAGGAAGCTTTAATGTAAGTGGACCGATGAAAAACGGATTTTATTATTCGGTTAGTGCTTATGCTAACATGGATCCCGGAACATTTACATCTGCCTTTTCGCAATTTTTAGATAAAACTCAAATTTATAAAGTATTTATAAATAAAAAATACAATGACGGAAAAGGAGAAATTGGAGTACAATATAAATTTATCAGTTCACAAGCGATAACAACTAAACAAAATCCTTATTACTATCGTTCCAACGGAAAAGTAGATGCAGTAGAAGGATTCAAATTAGGCAGAGATTCCTATCTGGAAAAATCCGGATTGGTGCATTATATAGATCCGCTTTCAGGAGAATATACTACTCGAGATATAATGAAAGGAAGTGGAGGTGAAAATCATATTTTCGATATCATCGGAAAAAATAGTCTTACAAATGGGATGAAGCTGGATTATATTTTTAGATATCAATATGCTGAATCCGGATATTTTAATCCGTACTATTCATCCATAAGTAACCCGGTTGAAGGTAAAACACGTTTCCGCTATGTAGGTTCCGATAACATTTATAATGGAAAAGTACAATCGGTTTTAATGCTTTTCACCCCCCGAGCTCCATTCAATACTTATATGAGCCGCGTGGAATTAAGCAAAAAAACGTCTAAACACAATTGGAATATCGGATTTAATGAATGGTATTACCATATCAACAATTATAATACGGCCTCTTATTCCTATTATCATGAAGTGGCTCCAAATCCATCACTGTTAATTCAAGAAAATTACGATCCACTTACCGGGACTTGGACACCAAGAAAAGGTTCAGACGAATTTGGAGGATATAATCATAATGGCGCTATGCAATATTATACCGGTGGAGAAAATAAGATGGCTGTATATGGTACTGAAAAATGGACGCCTTCTGATAAAATACAAGTGGGTGGAGGTGTGAGATTGGAATGGCAAAACATTAATGGAGAATGGTATAAAGGGGAAGACAGAAAATTAGCCGGAACAAATTGGGTATCCGGAAATAAAACAAAAGTTAAAAAAGATTGGATTAATAAAACTTTTACAGTCAATGCACTATGGAAAATCATCCCTTCATTTGGACTTCAAGGAGAGGCAACCTATGGGGAATTAGGTGGAAAGTTAAGTAGTTATGCTGGTGCAGACGACCCGGGAATTAAAAAGTCAAAAATACCCGGAGCTTCATTCGGAATATACTTTAACCATGCTTTGGTAAGAGTAGTATCTAAAGTTACCTACATTCAGAGAAGTAATTTTACGAATAATTCCACTTTTACCAATCCAAAAGATCCAACCGATTATATGAAAAAAACTATTAGCTATGATGTTAAAACCATAGGATGGACAACCGATGCTTTGGTTACACCATTTAAAAATTTTCAATTTCATATGTTACTTACCCTACAAAATCCCGAATACAAAAATTACAAATTTGAAGCGTATGATGTAAAATATGATTACGATGGGAATATAGCAAGAAGCGTATCAAAAACCATAATAGAATTAGACCCAAGCTATAATTGGAAGAAATTTAAATTTTGGGGAAGTGCGCGATATTTCAGTAAAGAATATGCAAATTATACGAATTCATTATTTTTTGCAGGAAGATGGGAAACGTTTGCGGGTATAGATTTTAAATATAACAGTAACCTGAGTTTTGGAGTAAGTGCGGTTAACTTATTAAACCAAAGTGGTGCACAAGGCTCTATTTCTGGAACTAATACAGCTGTAGATCCTACTCCTTATTATAATAAACCGGTAGCAGGAACTTACATCCGACCTTTTACCCTGGAATTTAAAACTAAGTTTAAATTTTAA